The following are encoded in a window of Flavobacteriales bacterium genomic DNA:
- a CDS encoding aminotransferase class IV: MLQTYDPRNADILIHVNGALLPRSQARISVFDSVVQGGDAVWEGLRVYPEGVLMLSRHLRRLRESAHALAFAGVPDEGAIRQALFDTLRANGMTHDAHVRLTLTRGEKITSGMDPRLNQHGCGLIVLAEWKPPVFDNSRGIRVITSSIRRMGPEVLDPKIHHNNLLNNILAKLEANTAGVDAAVMLDRDGHVAELNDTNLFAIIGGALHTPTTTSCLGGITRGLVVELARGSGITVHERAISVFEMMNASAVFATGTMGELTPVREIDGRRVGDASDDPLMTRLQGLFRSAVPALCEAEK, translated from the coding sequence ATGCTGCAGACCTACGACCCCCGCAACGCCGATATCCTCATCCACGTGAATGGCGCGCTGCTGCCGCGAAGCCAGGCGCGCATCTCCGTATTCGACAGTGTGGTGCAAGGCGGCGACGCGGTCTGGGAAGGCTTGCGCGTGTACCCCGAAGGGGTGCTCATGCTATCGCGCCACCTGCGCCGTCTCCGCGAAAGCGCCCACGCACTGGCCTTTGCCGGTGTGCCGGATGAAGGCGCGATCCGACAAGCCCTTTTCGATACGCTGCGTGCCAACGGGATGACACATGATGCGCACGTTCGTCTTACCCTCACGCGTGGCGAGAAGATCACCAGCGGCATGGACCCGCGCCTCAACCAACATGGCTGCGGCCTCATCGTGCTGGCCGAATGGAAGCCGCCGGTGTTCGACAACAGCAGGGGCATCCGCGTCATCACCTCCTCCATCCGCCGCATGGGGCCGGAGGTGCTCGATCCCAAGATCCACCACAACAACCTGCTCAACAACATCCTGGCGAAGCTGGAAGCGAACACGGCGGGTGTGGACGCGGCGGTCATGCTGGACCGCGATGGACATGTGGCCGAACTGAACGACACGAACCTGTTCGCCATCATCGGCGGCGCGCTGCACACGCCCACCACCACATCCTGCCTGGGCGGCATCACGCGCGGACTGGTGGTCGAACTGGCGCGGGGATCCGGCATCACCGTCCACGAGCGCGCCATCAGCGTCTTTGAAATGATGAACGCCAGCGCCGTCTTCGCCACCGGCACCATGGGCGAGTTGACGCCTGTGCGGGAGATCGATGGCCGCCGGGTGGGCGATGCGTCGGACGATCCGTTGATGACACGCCTGCAGGGTCTCTTCCGTTCCGCCGTGCCGGCACTGTGCGAGGCGGAGAAGTAG
- a CDS encoding sulfotransferase family protein, which yields MRIHLISTPRNVSTALMYSFAQRADTRVVDEPFYAYYLARSDADHPDREAVLASQPTDPEGVFADLDRLDDRPLLFLKGMAHHLGGVDLLRLAEWKSLFFIRDPKQLIASYAQVIERPTMQDIGSRRMVELFDAIRAAGGEAYVLDSADLVNDPERTLMAVCDRLAIPFDAAMLGWEAGPRPEDGVWAPHWYANVHRSTGFSPQATSTRPLPTHCEELYREALPLYRTLSAHAIRA from the coding sequence CGCTGATGTACAGCTTCGCGCAGCGCGCCGATACCCGCGTGGTGGACGAGCCCTTTTATGCGTACTACCTCGCCCGCAGCGATGCTGACCATCCGGACCGGGAAGCGGTACTGGCCAGCCAGCCCACCGACCCCGAAGGTGTCTTCGCGGATCTGGACCGCTTGGATGACCGGCCGTTGCTTTTCCTCAAGGGCATGGCACATCACCTTGGTGGCGTTGACCTGCTCAGGCTGGCGGAATGGAAGAGCCTGTTCTTCATCCGCGATCCCAAGCAGCTTATCGCATCATACGCCCAGGTGATCGAGCGGCCCACCATGCAGGACATCGGCTCGCGCCGTATGGTGGAACTGTTCGATGCGATCCGCGCGGCGGGTGGCGAGGCGTACGTGCTGGACAGCGCCGACCTTGTGAACGACCCGGAGCGGACGCTGATGGCCGTATGCGACCGGCTGGCCATTCCCTTCGATGCCGCCATGCTGGGGTGGGAAGCCGGCCCGCGGCCGGAGGATGGTGTGTGGGCACCGCACTGGTACGCCAATGTGCACCGCAGCACCGGCTTCTCGCCGCAAGCCACCAGCACGCGGCCGCTGCCGACCCACTGCGAGGAATTGTATCGTGAAGCGCTTCCGCTTTACAGGACCTTGAGCGCCCATGCCATCCGTGCCTGA